In Archangium violaceum, the following are encoded in one genomic region:
- a CDS encoding zinc ribbon domain-containing protein, whose product MRCKECGERAQDPTLRYCENCGAKMPTPPPGSIRRTSVGTAAVQTTGRSRSTSTARAVPARDEAEDTNPGPRRVRTDDADEHTDPGRPAAPPYDGPIWLAHVPGHSPTVLGVGLLGVALVLSILPFFAGVGALGTLAVFVGGWLVTAREMRVAGARHGLVDWVPDSLLHPAVPAVYAVLTVGLAIRMLGIGLTPLLWLGGAGLIGYDQYRKVYAGETGFSRLFEPRQLIRGTSGVALGGVVLCLVSLFLTWTPGRSYSGPVPTTQGPPGLEVVDAPRPSDDVVYSLLAQAYDKGWDKPLAETMELLLLAVLALLALRPEVARPGWLRFVPIAVVVLGLVWTLACGALLPGPLLFLAGLAAVGFAGVYQAFTREA is encoded by the coding sequence ATGCGGTGCAAGGAGTGCGGAGAGCGAGCGCAGGATCCGACCCTGCGTTACTGCGAGAACTGCGGGGCGAAGATGCCGACGCCGCCGCCGGGGAGCATTCGCCGGACGTCCGTTGGAACGGCGGCGGTGCAGACGACGGGGCGCTCGCGGAGCACATCGACGGCGAGGGCGGTGCCCGCCCGAGACGAGGCCGAGGACACGAATCCCGGCCCGCGCCGCGTGCGAACGGACGACGCGGACGAGCACACGGATCCAGGCAGACCCGCAGCCCCACCGTACGACGGACCGATCTGGCTGGCGCACGTGCCGGGACACTCGCCGACCGTACTGGGCGTAGGACTGCTGGGAGTGGCGCTGGTGCTCTCCATCCTGCCCTTCTTCGCGGGAGTCGGAGCGCTCGGCACGCTGGCGGTGTTCGTGGGCGGATGGCTGGTAACAGCGCGCGAGATGCGGGTGGCGGGCGCGAGGCACGGGTTGGTGGACTGGGTGCCCGACTCGCTGCTGCACCCGGCGGTACCGGCGGTGTACGCGGTGCTGACGGTGGGGCTGGCGATCCGGATGCTGGGCATCGGCCTCACGCCGCTGCTGTGGCTGGGAGGCGCGGGGCTGATCGGCTACGACCAGTACCGCAAGGTGTACGCGGGAGAGACCGGGTTCAGCCGCCTCTTCGAGCCGCGACAGCTCATTCGCGGCACATCCGGGGTGGCGCTCGGAGGCGTGGTGCTGTGCCTGGTATCGCTGTTCCTCACCTGGACGCCGGGGAGGAGCTATTCGGGGCCAGTGCCGACGACCCAGGGCCCGCCGGGGCTGGAGGTGGTGGACGCGCCGCGCCCGTCGGACGACGTCGTCTACAGCCTGCTCGCCCAGGCCTACGACAAGGGCTGGGACAAGCCGTTGGCGGAGACGATGGAGCTGCTGCTGCTGGCGGTGCTGGCCCTGCTGGCGCTGCGCCCGGAGGTGGCCCGGCCGGGCTGGCTGCGCTTCGTTCCCATCGCCGTGGTGGTGCTCGGCCTGGTCTGGACGCTCGCGTGCGGGGCGCTGCTGCCAGGGCCCCTGCTGTTCCTCGCGGGACTGGCCGCGGTGGGCTTCGCCGGGGTGTACCAGGCCTTCACGCGCGAGGCGTGA
- a CDS encoding TlpA family protein disulfide reductase, which yields MNWRVTLSFVVLCLGLLLVLNKGFGRDPHEVPFMLKGKPAPAFGLRSLNNGQLVKLEQLKGRPVVINFWASWCGPCKMEHPVLEWGSREFGNQATFLGVIFEDTEDNARQFLSQMGASFPQLMDPRSQMAVDYGVAGVPETYFIDAQGTIRGKHVGPIDPQSLANWIKELSASAPTAQQ from the coding sequence ATGAACTGGCGCGTCACGCTGAGCTTCGTCGTCCTGTGCCTGGGGCTGCTGCTGGTGCTCAACAAGGGCTTCGGGAGGGATCCGCACGAGGTGCCCTTCATGCTGAAGGGCAAACCGGCGCCGGCGTTCGGGCTGAGGTCGCTGAACAACGGGCAGCTGGTGAAGCTGGAGCAGCTCAAGGGCCGGCCGGTGGTGATCAACTTCTGGGCGTCGTGGTGCGGCCCCTGCAAGATGGAGCACCCGGTGTTGGAGTGGGGCTCGAGGGAGTTCGGCAACCAGGCGACGTTCCTGGGGGTCATCTTCGAGGACACGGAGGACAACGCGAGACAGTTCCTGTCGCAGATGGGGGCGAGCTTCCCGCAGCTGATGGATCCGCGGTCGCAGATGGCGGTGGACTACGGGGTGGCGGGAGTGCCGGAGACGTACTTCATCGACGCGCAGGGGACGATCCGGGGCAAGCACGTGGGACCGATCGATCCGCAGTCGTTGGCGAACTGGATCAAGGAGCTGTCCGCGAGCGCCCCGACGGCGCAGCAGTAA